A stretch of Besnoitia besnoiti strain Bb-Ger1 chromosome V, whole genome shotgun sequence DNA encodes these proteins:
- a CDS encoding hypothetical protein (encoded by transcript BESB_061890): MVAARAPPRFALGRILGAAGLSFLGGWHCRQTLAEASRPFPAASPASPVPPQEPAAPPSSSPSSSPPSPPFSSSSSPFPSERGLLVTRRLVVPSSELHAFAGVLNALAAFNTRQSGFLSHSIYTREVFSTDAAVPPAPDPVALEVLMFEEWLNPLAARAALKSPEMKRHLEESRKCGWDLRGEVWVGLAGRDARGL; this comes from the coding sequence ATGgttgccgctcgcgcgcctcctcgcttcgcctTGGGCAGAATTCTCGGTGCGGCAggtctctccttcctcggcgGCTGGCACTGCCGACAGACGCTCGCTGAGGCCTCTCGCCCCttccctgcggcgtcgcctgcctctcccgtTCCTCCCCAGGAGCCTGCTGCACccccctcttcctctccttcttcttctcctccttcccctCCTTTTTCTTCATCTTCATCTCCCTTTCCTTCTGAGCGTGGTTTGTTGGTGACGCGCCGACTGGTGGTGCCTTCTTCTGAGTTGCATGCGTTCGCCGGGGTTCTGAATGCGCTTGCGGCCTTCAACACGCGTCAGAGCGGCTTCCTGTCTCACTCGATCTACACACGCGAGGTTTTTTCAACCGACGCAGCGGttccgcccgcgcccgaccccgtcgccctcgaggTGCTGATGTTCGAGGAATGGCTGAatccgctcgccgcgcgagcggcgctcaAGTCTCCGGAGATGAAGCGTCACCTCGAAGAGAGCCGCAAGTGCGGCTGGGACTT